The proteins below come from a single candidate division WOR-3 bacterium genomic window:
- a CDS encoding ABC transporter ATP-binding protein, whose translation MSNILELSDIKKTYYLKHETIEVLKGIDLKVEAGSFVGIFGPSGSGKSTLLNIIGSLDRPTGGRIIFDNLDLSLCSDRELSGIRNKKIGFVFQFHHLLAEFTCLENIALPGLINGVSPKVVYSKAMALLEKFGMADKKGRLPEQLSGGEKQRVAIARALINDPLIILADEPTGNLDDENTDKLLEVFRGLKNEGRTIILVTHSLAIEKIGTDVYNLKEGRLYAMR comes from the coding sequence ATGAGTAATATCCTTGAACTTTCCGACATAAAGAAGACCTACTATCTGAAACACGAAACAATCGAAGTATTGAAGGGGATCGACCTGAAGGTTGAAGCAGGCAGTTTCGTCGGTATTTTCGGACCGTCGGGGAGCGGCAAATCGACGCTTCTTAACATAATCGGAAGCCTCGACCGACCTACAGGAGGCAGAATCATCTTTGATAATCTGGACTTGTCGCTTTGCAGTGACAGGGAACTTTCCGGAATAAGGAATAAGAAGATCGGGTTTGTGTTCCAGTTTCATCATCTCCTTGCTGAATTCACATGTCTGGAGAATATCGCCCTGCCGGGATTGATCAACGGTGTTTCTCCGAAGGTCGTTTACAGTAAGGCTATGGCGCTGCTCGAGAAGTTCGGTATGGCTGACAAGAAAGGCCGTTTGCCTGAGCAACTCTCCGGCGGTGAAAAACAGCGGGTCGCGATCGCACGCGCCCTTATCAATGATCCTTTGATAATTCTCGCTGACGAACCCACGGGTAATCTCGACGATGAGAACACTGATAAACTGCTTGAAGTGTTTCGTGGTCTAAAGAATGAGGGGCGGACGATAATCCTGGTTACTCATTCTTTGGCTATTGAAAAAATAGGTACAGATGTGTATAATCTGAAAGAAGGAAGGTTATATGCTATGCGATGA
- a CDS encoding FtsX-like permease family protein: MNTELFIARRYLRSKSGVFFSLSTVIAIGGIFVGVAALLIALSMLNGFQNELRRRILGGAPHILVRRYFNEPIEDHTLLLEKLSKFSFIKAAAPVVYQKTIVRHKKRMDGVVIKGVNQEIEKRITQINHKMIDGVFDLKDGCVIGVELAHNLAAAVGDTLIIASPFGEHFGMLPRARKIVLRGVFDFGYYDYNMLFVFMDIKDVQDFFEMGNSVSGIELSVDDVYKTPRYSGIIEDELGYPYRAQDWIESNHSVFAALKLEKIVTFIVLALIILVAAFNIVGTLVNMVKKKTKEIGILRSFGFTRPGIMRLFIYHGTMIGVMGTVLGVIFAFAACFFLGKYRFINLPGDVYFIETLPVEMSLTDFIMTAGAALVTSFLATIYPAIRATRLTTVEALRNE; encoded by the coding sequence ATGAATACCGAGTTATTCATAGCCCGGCGTTATCTTCGTTCGAAGAGCGGCGTTTTTTTCTCTCTATCCACAGTGATTGCGATCGGAGGGATTTTCGTCGGTGTGGCGGCGCTCCTGATCGCCCTGTCCATGCTCAACGGTTTCCAGAACGAATTGAGACGGAGAATCCTCGGCGGTGCTCCCCATATTCTCGTCCGTCGCTACTTCAATGAGCCTATCGAAGATCATACTCTGTTGCTTGAAAAACTTTCAAAATTTTCTTTTATAAAAGCGGCTGCACCTGTTGTTTATCAAAAGACCATTGTAAGGCATAAGAAACGGATGGATGGTGTGGTGATAAAGGGTGTGAATCAGGAGATCGAAAAGAGGATTACGCAGATCAACCACAAGATGATCGACGGTGTTTTCGACCTTAAGGACGGTTGTGTTATAGGTGTGGAACTCGCCCACAATTTAGCCGCTGCAGTGGGGGACACCCTGATCATCGCTTCTCCTTTCGGTGAACATTTCGGCATGCTGCCCAGGGCGAGGAAGATCGTGCTCAGGGGGGTTTTCGACTTCGGATATTATGACTACAATATGCTCTTTGTTTTTATGGATATAAAGGACGTCCAGGATTTTTTCGAGATGGGTAATTCAGTGAGCGGTATTGAGTTGAGTGTCGATGATGTTTACAAGACCCCTCGATATTCCGGAATCATTGAGGATGAACTGGGCTATCCTTACCGTGCCCAGGACTGGATAGAGTCCAATCATTCTGTATTTGCGGCGCTTAAACTGGAGAAGATTGTTACCTTCATCGTCCTGGCGCTCATTATCCTCGTCGCCGCATTCAATATCGTCGGGACACTCGTGAATATGGTCAAGAAGAAGACCAAGGAGATAGGTATTCTCCGTTCATTCGGGTTCACCCGTCCCGGTATAATGAGGCTCTTTATTTATCACGGTACAATGATCGGCGTAATGGGAACGGTGCTCGGTGTGATCTTCGCTTTTGCGGCTTGTTTCTTTCTTGGAAAATATCGGTTCATAAATCTTCCCGGTGATGTATACTTCATCGAAACCCTGCCGGTTGAAATGTCTTTGACTGATTTTATTATGACCGCAGGGGCGGCGCTTGTCACCAGTTTTCTTGCTACAATATATCCGGCGATAAGGGCGACGCGGTTGACGACGGTGGAGGCTTTACGTAATGAGTAA
- the lysS gene encoding lysine--tRNA ligase, protein MEERLNKLAKIREQGINPYPYKFDRTHTFTEVKDNFDALSKSEEIVKSCGRIISVRGHGKTAFATLSDECNTLQIYLRKDILKEKFDLFKFIDIGDFIGVSGKVFRTKTDEITILVEDFVILCKALRPLPEKWHGLKDVELRYRKRYLDLIANPGVREVFKNRARLISHIRDFLDRKGFVEAETPILQPIYGGGAATPFTTYYDALEQNMYLRIADELYLKRLLVGGFEKVYEVCRDFRNEGLDRFHNPEFTMIEIYQAYTDYEGIMELVESLFEFLLDGLIGSRRIKFIEQEVDFKRPFARLKYVDALNKRLNFDILSADDRLIDDACKDHGIDFKKLSKGAKIDKLFSELVQKRIIEPTFVIDYPKIISPLAKVHRENEHLVERFELVICGIELANAFSELNDPLEQRRRFEAQLAAKEEGLSEIDEDFLQALEYGMPPTGGLGIGIDRLCMVLFNQPSIRDVILFPQLRRER, encoded by the coding sequence ATGGAAGAAAGATTGAACAAGCTCGCAAAGATAAGAGAACAGGGAATTAATCCATATCCCTATAAATTCGACAGAACGCATACCTTTACAGAGGTGAAAGATAATTTTGACGCGCTCAGCAAATCAGAAGAGATTGTTAAATCATGCGGCAGGATTATTTCGGTAAGAGGCCATGGAAAGACCGCTTTCGCGACGCTCAGCGATGAGTGTAATACCCTTCAGATATATTTACGAAAAGATATTCTCAAAGAGAAATTCGATCTCTTCAAATTTATCGATATCGGTGATTTCATCGGTGTATCCGGCAAGGTCTTCAGGACAAAGACCGATGAGATAACCATCCTCGTTGAGGATTTCGTTATTCTCTGCAAGGCACTTCGGCCTCTGCCTGAAAAATGGCACGGCCTTAAAGATGTTGAACTTCGATATCGAAAACGGTATCTTGATCTTATCGCCAACCCCGGGGTGCGGGAGGTCTTTAAGAACCGTGCACGGCTCATCTCCCATATCAGGGATTTCCTGGATAGGAAAGGTTTTGTTGAAGCAGAGACTCCGATCCTGCAGCCGATATACGGTGGAGGAGCGGCAACACCGTTTACGACGTATTATGACGCCCTGGAGCAGAATATGTATCTGAGGATTGCCGATGAGCTGTATTTGAAAAGGCTCCTTGTCGGCGGCTTTGAAAAGGTCTATGAAGTCTGTCGCGATTTCCGCAATGAGGGACTCGATCGTTTTCATAATCCTGAGTTCACGATGATTGAGATCTATCAGGCGTATACGGACTACGAGGGGATTATGGAACTTGTCGAATCACTTTTTGAATTCCTGCTGGATGGTCTCATCGGTTCGCGCAGGATAAAGTTCATTGAACAGGAGGTCGATTTCAAACGGCCTTTTGCAAGACTCAAATACGTCGACGCCCTCAACAAAAGGCTTAATTTCGATATTCTCTCCGCCGATGACAGGCTTATCGATGATGCGTGTAAAGACCATGGTATTGATTTCAAAAAGCTGTCAAAGGGCGCCAAGATAGACAAGCTCTTCAGTGAACTCGTCCAGAAACGGATTATTGAACCGACTTTTGTAATCGACTATCCCAAGATAATATCACCGCTTGCAAAGGTCCACAGAGAGAACGAGCATCTTGTAGAAAGATTCGAGCTTGTTATTTGCGGAATAGAATTGGCTAATGCCTTTTCAGAGTTGAACGACCCGCTGGAACAGCGCAGGAGATTCGAGGCGCAACTCGCCGCAAAAGAAGAAGGGCTGAGTGAAATTGACGAAGATTTTCTCCAGGCACTGGAGTACGGAATGCCTCCCACCGGCGGTCTCGGTATCGGAATCGACCGATTATGTATGGTGCTCTTCAATCAACCGTCGATCCGTGATGTGATATTGTTTCCGCAGCTGCGCAGGGAAAGATGA
- a CDS encoding cysteine hydrolase: MAGRGFQLNKDDCALLVIDMQRYFCDEKSDSCVPGIKKVITNIRRLIKCFKERNRPIIFTRHIDSRRKNNLMLKWWRENITEDNPMSVIIDVLDTKAGRIIIKEQYDAFLYTELERILRTAGVGQVVISGVLTNLCCETTARSAFMRGFEVYFCIDATATYTREMHKATLLNLGYGFATLLTTDDIL; this comes from the coding sequence ATGGCAGGTAGAGGATTTCAGTTAAACAAGGACGATTGTGCGTTGCTGGTTATTGATATGCAGCGTTATTTTTGCGATGAAAAGAGTGATTCCTGTGTACCCGGCATAAAAAAAGTAATCACCAATATCCGTCGATTGATCAAGTGTTTTAAAGAGAGAAACCGACCGATCATCTTCACACGCCATATTGATTCCAGGCGGAAGAACAATCTGATGCTCAAATGGTGGCGGGAGAATATAACCGAAGACAACCCGATGAGTGTCATCATCGATGTTCTGGATACAAAAGCCGGTAGAATCATCATTAAAGAGCAGTACGATGCGTTTTTATATACGGAACTGGAGCGGATTCTCAGAACAGCAGGGGTGGGACAGGTTGTGATATCCGGGGTACTCACCAACCTTTGTTGTGAGACCACGGCGCGCAGCGCCTTTATGAGGGGATTTGAAGTCTATTTTTGCATCGATGCAACAGCCACTTACACCAGGGAGATGCATAAAGCGACGTTGTTGAATCTGGGATACGGCTTCGCCACCCTCCTGACGACCGACGACATCCTGTGA
- a CDS encoding SagB/ThcOx family dehydrogenase, protein MIRLPEPKFTNKSIEECIRTRRSIRDFKDKEIPLAVISNILWAAQGITDEENGFRAAPSAGATYPLEIFYATKDGFFRYIPESHGVTKEQDGDLRKAIAHAALEQNFIAEAGMVIVIAAIFGRTTGRYGERGIRYVYNEVGHCAQNIHLEAVAAGLGSVPIGAFDDLELKGILAFVEEDPLYIIPVGYPR, encoded by the coding sequence ATGATAAGACTGCCTGAACCGAAGTTCACGAACAAATCGATTGAAGAGTGCATAAGAACAAGAAGGTCAATCAGGGATTTCAAGGATAAGGAGATTCCCCTGGCGGTGATTTCCAATATTCTCTGGGCGGCACAGGGAATCACTGATGAAGAGAATGGATTTCGTGCGGCGCCTTCGGCGGGTGCAACCTATCCTCTCGAGATTTTTTATGCAACCAAGGATGGATTTTTTCGTTATATCCCCGAGAGTCATGGTGTAACGAAAGAACAGGATGGTGATCTGCGTAAAGCAATCGCCCATGCCGCCTTGGAACAAAATTTCATCGCTGAAGCCGGGATGGTGATCGTCATTGCGGCGATCTTTGGACGTACAACCGGACGATACGGTGAGCGCGGCATCCGCTATGTCTATAACGAGGTCGGCCATTGCGCCCAGAATATTCATCTCGAGGCGGTGGCAGCGGGTCTGGGTTCGGTCCCGATCGGAGCATTCGATGATCTCGAGCTCAAGGGAATACTCGCTTTTGTTGAAGAAGATCCTCTTTATATAATTCCCGTAGGTTATCCCCGGTGA
- a CDS encoding histone deacetylase: protein MDFVFSWDYRVDIGVHVFRTEKYGLIHDKLKEEGIITESNLFEPEMPDRDDLLKIVSEEYLDDLLNIRLTARTFPSEMPVNKAIIEAQRLCCGGSFLAAQRARKGGACYHIGGGFHHAFYDHAEGFCYFNDVVFAAVKMLEQGIGRIAVIDCDLHQGNGTARFFQDEKRVFTFSIHQEYLYPKKERSDLDIGLDMGVGDDEYLSELNRGLDALYENFMPELIIYLAGADPYVFDQLGNLRLTIDGLKKRDETVVRRAFDKKIPLAVVLGGGYAEMLDDTVEIHCNTARVIHEQEKKDN, encoded by the coding sequence ATGGACTTTGTCTTTTCTTGGGATTACCGCGTTGACATCGGTGTCCATGTTTTCCGGACCGAAAAATACGGGTTAATCCATGATAAATTGAAGGAAGAAGGGATAATCACGGAATCCAATCTCTTTGAACCAGAGATGCCCGACAGGGATGATCTTCTCAAAATCGTTTCTGAAGAGTATCTTGATGACCTGTTGAATATCCGTCTCACCGCCCGTACATTTCCTTCTGAGATGCCGGTGAACAAAGCGATTATCGAGGCGCAGCGGTTGTGCTGCGGCGGGTCTTTTCTGGCTGCGCAGCGCGCTCGAAAAGGCGGTGCCTGTTACCATATCGGCGGTGGATTCCACCATGCATTCTATGACCACGCCGAAGGATTCTGTTATTTCAATGATGTCGTCTTCGCCGCGGTCAAAATGCTCGAGCAGGGGATCGGACGGATCGCCGTAATCGACTGTGATCTACATCAGGGCAACGGCACGGCAAGGTTTTTCCAGGATGAAAAGAGGGTGTTTACTTTTTCCATACATCAGGAGTATTTGTACCCCAAAAAAGAACGTTCAGATCTGGATATCGGCCTCGACATGGGAGTCGGCGACGATGAATATTTATCAGAGCTCAATCGAGGATTGGATGCGCTCTATGAGAATTTTATGCCTGAGCTTATAATCTATCTTGCCGGCGCCGACCCTTATGTCTTTGATCAACTCGGTAATCTGCGTCTCACTATCGACGGCCTGAAAAAGAGGGACGAGACGGTCGTGAGGCGTGCATTTGATAAAAAGATTCCTCTTGCAGTGGTACTGGGCGGAGGTTATGCTGAAATGCTGGATGATACCGTTGAAATACACTGTAACACCGCACGGGTTATCCATGAACAAGAGAAGAAAGATAATTGA
- a CDS encoding cyclic nucleotide-binding domain-containing protein — MIDKEQLQKTGLFGELKEMEWEELLKIVKEKEFVEGDIVFSEGDVSTEFYMLFKGEVEIQIKIAPQLGESTVYIVRPYDVFGEFAFVDPKSRSATARCTKNSTLGIIHREDFKELVERFPRVGLNFYHSLVRLLCERLRRMNTYMRDTFVRCAGLEI; from the coding sequence ATGATTGATAAGGAACAGTTACAAAAGACAGGTCTGTTCGGTGAACTCAAAGAAATGGAATGGGAAGAGTTACTTAAGATTGTAAAAGAGAAGGAGTTTGTCGAGGGTGATATAGTATTTTCCGAGGGTGATGTATCGACCGAATTTTATATGCTCTTTAAGGGAGAGGTTGAGATTCAGATAAAGATTGCACCGCAACTCGGTGAATCGACCGTCTACATCGTCCGTCCGTATGATGTCTTCGGCGAATTTGCGTTTGTCGATCCGAAATCCCGTTCCGCGACTGCACGCTGTACAAAAAATTCGACACTCGGCATCATCCACCGTGAGGATTTCAAGGAACTTGTAGAGAGATTTCCGCGTGTCGGGTTGAATTTCTATCATTCACTGGTCCGCCTGCTCTGCGAAAGACTCAGAAGAATGAACACCTATATGCGCGATACATTTGTCCGCTGTGCCGGTCTTGAGATATAG
- a CDS encoding serine/threonine protein kinase, with amino-acid sequence MKKEVRFIGNYKVLDIIGKGGMAKIYTAIHIPLNRVVVIKEMGRNESRRRFKQEALISANLDHKNIVAVYDYFNFGNSCYLVMQYIDGMNLAEIIECEAPLHPVTAAVIAREVCQAIEHAHKNGVIHRDIKPTNILISRQGEVKITDFGVARGEDMPHLTSTGTVIGTPFYMSPEQAVGKKLTHQSDIYSIGIVLYEMVTGKKPFTGENSHAITAKIIRGKYSSPFWHDPHHSLRLSRIIRRAMSKNLNRRYKSAAQMSKDLRRFIGWKKAAQVEEDLAGLLKSIEQSRHATTIVRKPKVKKKKRRRKKNKSLYISILLIVILIFLLYYLFKIITS; translated from the coding sequence ATGAAGAAAGAAGTCAGGTTCATCGGGAACTATAAGGTTCTTGACATCATCGGTAAAGGCGGTATGGCTAAAATCTATACGGCGATCCATATTCCGCTTAATCGAGTCGTGGTGATTAAAGAGATGGGCAGGAATGAATCGAGGCGGAGATTCAAACAGGAAGCCCTTATTTCCGCAAACCTGGATCACAAAAACATCGTCGCCGTGTATGACTACTTTAATTTCGGCAATTCCTGCTATCTGGTTATGCAATATATCGACGGAATGAATCTCGCCGAGATCATTGAGTGCGAAGCACCCCTGCATCCAGTCACTGCAGCGGTGATTGCACGTGAGGTCTGTCAGGCGATTGAACACGCCCACAAGAACGGCGTGATTCACCGTGATATAAAACCGACCAATATTCTCATATCCCGGCAGGGAGAGGTGAAGATCACTGATTTCGGTGTTGCCCGTGGTGAAGATATGCCGCATCTCACTTCGACCGGAACGGTCATTGGAACTCCGTTCTATATGTCGCCGGAACAGGCGGTGGGCAAGAAGTTGACGCATCAATCTGATATCTATTCGATCGGTATTGTTCTCTATGAGATGGTGACGGGTAAAAAACCTTTCACCGGTGAAAATTCCCACGCCATCACTGCAAAGATAATCAGAGGTAAATATTCTTCTCCGTTCTGGCATGATCCCCATCACAGCTTAAGGCTTTCACGTATAATCCGCAGGGCGATGAGTAAAAACCTCAATCGGCGGTATAAAAGCGCAGCACAGATGAGCAAAGACCTGCGGCGTTTCATCGGTTGGAAAAAGGCGGCGCAGGTCGAGGAGGACCTTGCGGGTTTGTTGAAGAGCATAGAGCAGAGTCGGCATGCCACGACGATCGTGAGAAAGCCGAAGGTGAAAAAGAAAAAAAGACGCAGAAAAAAGAATAAGTCGCTCTATATTTCGATTCTGCTTATTGTGATATTGATATTCCTGCTCTATTATCTCTTCAAAATCATCACCTCTTAA
- a CDS encoding GGDEF domain-containing protein, producing the protein MNEYFLLLVDNGVVVKKFSVGKKGRYLIGRSDDVDLVISSKDVSRHHAALEYDGKRFIIEDLNSTNGTFVNGVRIKKEFLNLHDEVTIGDYLLLLDDGTAKLPYPEATELGRKGEETVLLENKFISLRRKIKDSELKEEFKKIESVVKKSRKRLSVLAHEDRLTGLYNRQYFDKMSKKEFTEAKRNGRSLSVLFIDIDHFKKINDTYGHSVGDDALKVVAQLIKSSCRKSDLVARYGGEEIVVILPNTVSADAFKVGRDINRIIAEQTGKILGIKITVSIGTATFPADGGGLKKILECADKALYQAKRAGRNRVVKYEERSQVHREL; encoded by the coding sequence ATGAATGAGTATTTTCTGTTGCTTGTTGACAACGGCGTTGTCGTAAAGAAGTTTTCTGTCGGCAAAAAGGGTCGATATTTGATCGGCCGCAGTGACGACGTCGACCTCGTTATCAGCAGTAAAGATGTTTCCCGACATCACGCCGCTCTTGAATACGACGGTAAGAGATTTATCATTGAAGATCTCAACAGCACCAATGGTACCTTTGTCAACGGCGTCAGGATCAAGAAGGAATTTCTGAACCTGCATGATGAGGTGACGATTGGAGATTATTTGTTGCTCCTTGATGACGGTACTGCTAAACTGCCTTATCCTGAAGCGACCGAGCTCGGCAGAAAAGGAGAAGAAACAGTGCTTCTCGAGAACAAATTTATCTCCCTGCGCCGTAAGATAAAAGACAGCGAATTAAAAGAAGAGTTCAAAAAGATAGAGAGCGTGGTCAAGAAGAGCAGAAAACGGCTGTCAGTACTCGCCCACGAAGACAGACTCACCGGTTTATACAATCGACAATACTTTGACAAAATGTCAAAAAAGGAATTTACCGAAGCGAAGCGGAACGGCCGTTCCCTTTCGGTACTATTTATCGACATCGACCATTTTAAAAAGATAAATGATACTTACGGCCACAGTGTCGGCGACGATGCCTTAAAAGTGGTCGCCCAGTTGATAAAGAGTTCCTGCAGAAAGAGTGATTTGGTGGCTCGCTACGGCGGGGAAGAGATCGTGGTGATTCTACCGAACACCGTCTCTGCTGATGCGTTCAAGGTGGGCAGGGACATCAATCGGATAATCGCCGAGCAGACCGGAAAGATTCTGGGGATTAAGATAACCGTGAGCATCGGGACAGCGACGTTTCCTGCAGACGGCGGCGGTCTAAAAAAGATTCTGGAGTGTGCTGATAAAGCCCTTTATCAGGCGAAGAGGGCGGGGAGAAACAGAGTCGTTAAATATGAAGAAAGAAGTCAGGTTCATCGGGAACTATAA
- a CDS encoding adenylate/guanylate cyclase domain-containing protein, translating to MKNKIITVFAIAAASVFLVNLLCLFKPFWLPFERRVYDIKYRLNISHEKCEEIVVVAIDEKSLLKLGRYQNWQRLYFAKVIDYLNNARVIGLDILFAEPDTLSLELRRYFTKPSYDSLLEAAIKENGRVVLVSSFEKPPIYTRFNRIGLGKVFADDDGVIRRGFSELFGKQTFAAEVAAFLNKRPLQNDFLIYFLDRSSFRRISFSDVYFRRVPQEFFNDKIILIGGTASGLFDYHAVPFTRKLAGVLVQANLINNFINNLKIDEIPYSFAIILILILSIIFAFLILYRHTHIYLITIIVIYLIFIILSFFLFSLRIELGIIRPTYILVCTVVIALIHRYRFEEKEKKKIKQIFSRYYSRELVEKVTAAPPKLGGEKVDCTILFADIRNFTPYAEKTAPEDVGMKLNRFLDEMVKSTFEYQGRVDKFIGDCIMAVFGSPVRVRNHAVNACYAALDMVAKAEKLGFRIGVGINSGEVISGNFGSPMRMEYTVIGDAVNLASRLEGVTKKFDCSIVVGAATYKMVMADPVPELEFRELGEVKVKGKEETIKVYSLSRRGAH from the coding sequence GTGAAAAATAAAATAATCACGGTATTCGCCATTGCGGCGGCGTCGGTGTTTCTGGTCAATCTGCTCTGTCTGTTCAAACCGTTCTGGCTTCCGTTTGAACGCAGAGTATATGACATTAAATACCGGTTGAATATTTCCCATGAAAAGTGTGAAGAGATAGTGGTTGTCGCAATCGACGAGAAGAGCCTTCTTAAACTCGGTCGGTATCAGAACTGGCAGCGGCTCTATTTTGCAAAGGTGATAGATTATCTGAATAATGCCCGGGTCATAGGTCTGGATATCCTGTTTGCAGAACCGGACACCCTGTCTCTGGAACTCCGCCGGTATTTTACAAAACCATCTTATGATTCACTTCTCGAAGCTGCAATCAAAGAGAATGGGCGCGTGGTGCTCGTTTCTTCTTTTGAAAAACCGCCGATATACACGCGATTCAATCGGATAGGGCTCGGCAAGGTCTTTGCCGACGACGACGGTGTCATCCGTCGGGGATTTTCAGAACTTTTCGGTAAACAGACCTTTGCCGCTGAAGTTGCGGCTTTCTTGAATAAGAGGCCTCTCCAGAACGATTTTTTGATCTATTTTCTGGACAGAAGCTCTTTCCGCAGGATCTCTTTTTCTGATGTCTATTTCCGGCGTGTACCACAGGAATTTTTCAATGATAAGATCATACTCATCGGCGGCACTGCTTCTGGATTGTTCGACTACCATGCAGTACCGTTTACCAGAAAACTCGCCGGTGTCCTTGTCCAGGCGAATTTAATAAATAATTTTATCAACAACCTCAAAATAGATGAAATTCCGTATAGTTTTGCCATTATCTTAATATTGATTCTATCAATTATCTTCGCTTTTCTTATCCTGTATCGCCATACTCATATCTATCTCATTACGATTATCGTCATCTACCTGATTTTTATTATTCTGAGTTTTTTCCTCTTCAGTCTTCGCATTGAACTGGGGATTATACGTCCCACATATATTCTGGTCTGCACGGTCGTCATCGCCTTGATCCATCGTTATCGATTTGAAGAGAAAGAGAAGAAGAAGATCAAACAGATTTTTTCACGTTACTATTCACGCGAATTGGTTGAAAAGGTTACTGCGGCGCCGCCGAAGTTAGGAGGGGAAAAGGTCGATTGTACGATTCTTTTTGCCGACATCCGGAATTTCACACCTTATGCCGAGAAGACCGCTCCTGAAGATGTCGGGATGAAGTTGAACAGATTCCTCGATGAGATGGTGAAATCGACATTTGAATATCAGGGCAGGGTCGACAAGTTCATCGGTGATTGTATTATGGCTGTATTCGGTTCTCCGGTCAGGGTGAGAAATCATGCGGTGAATGCCTGTTATGCGGCTCTGGATATGGTGGCAAAAGCCGAGAAACTGGGATTCAGGATCGGTGTCGGAATAAATTCAGGAGAAGTGATCAGCGGTAATTTCGGTTCTCCGATGCGCATGGAGTACACGGTGATCGGAGATGCGGTCAATCTTGCATCCCGACTTGAGGGAGTGACAAAGAAATTTGACTGCAGTATCGTGGTCGGTGCCGCAACCTATAAGATGGTAATGGCGGACCCGGTTCCTGAACTGGAATTCAGGGAACTGGGTGAAGTCAAGGTGAAGGGTAAGGAGGAAACGATTAAGGTCTATTCACTCAGTCGGAGAGGCGCCCATTGA
- a CDS encoding GAF domain-containing protein, with protein MKSKSSKKTDEPVKLTRKIKRLETLIHTSMIFSSILDIDDLLNIVLRKAEEVMDAEASSVFRIDEEKNELYFITARGEKGQEAKEIRVPMGKGIVGWVAKHGKSLLVADVRKDPRWFKGVDKKTKFVTRSIIAVPLIAKGKIIGVAEVLNKRGNRKFNKTDLELFESLGHQIAIAIENASLYKELDELFLSSIRAIVEAVDAKDPYTRGHSSRVVKYSLIIGEALKLGKEELKKLEISAILHDVGKIGIPDRILGKPGKLTFEEFAYMKRHPVLGSSIIEPIAELRDIIPNILHHHERYDGNGYPHGLKGKKIPLYARIICVADSFDAITTDRPYRRRKSFKTALNELKRNSGTQFDARLVRVFIKEFKEHHSQNF; from the coding sequence ATGAAATCAAAAAGCTCTAAAAAAACCGATGAGCCGGTGAAACTTACCAGAAAGATAAAACGGCTTGAAACCCTGATTCATACATCGATGATATTTTCTTCGATTCTGGATATTGACGATCTGCTCAACATCGTACTGCGGAAAGCCGAAGAGGTGATGGACGCCGAGGCATCGTCGGTTTTCAGAATCGATGAAGAGAAGAACGAGCTTTATTTTATCACGGCACGCGGTGAAAAAGGTCAGGAGGCAAAAGAGATCAGGGTGCCGATGGGCAAAGGAATAGTGGGATGGGTGGCGAAACACGGCAAGTCACTCCTCGTGGCTGATGTCAGAAAAGACCCCAGATGGTTCAAGGGAGTCGACAAGAAGACGAAATTCGTGACCCGTTCAATAATCGCGGTTCCTCTTATCGCCAAAGGTAAGATCATCGGTGTCGCTGAAGTGCTCAATAAAAGGGGCAACCGAAAGTTCAACAAGACAGACCTTGAATTATTCGAATCACTCGGCCATCAGATCGCCATCGCTATTGAGAATGCATCCTTATATAAAGAACTGGATGAACTCTTTCTTTCGTCCATCCGTGCGATAGTCGAAGCGGTTGATGCAAAAGACCCTTATACGCGGGGCCATTCGTCGAGGGTCGTCAAGTATTCACTTATAATCGGTGAGGCGTTGAAGCTGGGAAAAGAAGAGCTTAAAAAACTTGAGATTTCCGCAATCCTTCATGACGTCGGAAAGATCGGTATTCCCGACCGTATTCTGGGGAAACCGGGTAAATTGACATTCGAAGAATTCGCTTATATGAAACGCCATCCTGTGCTCGGAAGTTCCATCATCGAGCCGATCGCCGAGTTGAGGGATATAATCCCCAATATCCTGCATCACCACGAACGGTATGACGGTAATGGATATCCTCACGGTCTTAAAGGAAAGAAGATACCATTGTATGCACGGATAATATGTGTGGCTGATTCCTTTGATGCGATCACCACGGATCGTCCTTACCGCAGAAGAAAGAGTTTCAAGACCGCGCTCAATGAGTTGAAGAGGAACAGCGGCACCCAATTCGATGCTCGTCTTGTCAGGGTATTCATCAAAGAATTCAAAGAACACCACAGTCAAAACTTCTGA